Genomic window (Stigmatella aurantiaca):
CGCGGCGGTGAAGGCCGCGGGCCCGAACGTCACGGGCGTCCGGGCCGACATGTCGAACCTGGCCGACATCGACCGCCTCTACGAGGTGGTGAAGCAGCGGCAGGCCCCCATCGACATCCTCTTCGCCAACGCGGGCGGCGGCGAGTTCGCCCCGCTGGGCACCATCACCGAGAAGCACTTCGACGACACCTTCGCCACCAACGTCAAGGGCGTGCTGTTCACGGTGCAGAAGGCCCTGCCGCTGCTGCGCGACGGTGCCTCCATCCTCCTCACCAGCTCGACGGCGGGCATCCAGGGCAGCGCGGCCTTCAGCGTCTACGGGGCGAGCAAAGCCGCCATCCGGAACTTCGCCCGGAGCTGGGTGCTGGACCTGAAGGACCGCCACATCCGCGTCAACGCGATCAGCCCCGGCCCCATCAAGACGCCCGGCCTGCACGGCCTCGCCAAGAGCGAGGAGGAGGCCCGGGCGATGTTCAGCCACATGGCCTCCACCATTCCCCTGGGCCGGCTGGGAGACCCGGACGAGGTCGCCAAGGCCGCGGTGTTCCTCGCCTCGGACGCCAGCAGCTTCGTCAACGGGGCCGAGCTCTTCGTCGACGGGGGCGCGGCCCAGATTTGAGCCGCGTCAGAACCCTTCCAGGACAACCTTGCCGCGCGCCTTGTTGCTCTCGATCAGCGCATGGGCGCGCAAGAGGTTCTTGGCGTTGAGCGTTCCGAAGTGCTCCGAGAATGTCGTCTTGATCGTCCCCGCATCGACCAGGTCCGCCACCCGGTTGAGCAGGTCGTGCTGCCGCTTCATGTCCGCCGTCTGGTACATCGACCGCGTGAACATCAGCTCCCAGTGCAGCGACGCGCTCTTGCGCTTGAGCTGGCGCACGTCAATGGACTCGGGGTCATCGATCAGCACCACCTTGCCCTGGGGCGCGAGGGCCTCGACGATCTGCGCGAAGTGCTGATGGGTGTGGGTGAGGCCGGCCACGTAGGGCACCTCGCCCAGTCCCGCGCGCTTGAGCTCCTCCGCGAGCGGCTTGCCATGGTCGATGACGTGGTGCGCGCCGAGGCTCCGCACCCACTCGCCCGTCTCGGGGCGCGAGGCCGTGCCAATCACCGTGAGCCCGGTGAGCTGCCGCGCGAGCTGGACGAGGATGGAGCCCACCCCACCGGCCGCGCCAATCACCAGCAGCCCATTGTTCTGCGTGGGGTCGGCATCCTGCACGCGCAGCCGGTCGAAGAGCATCTCCCAGGCGGTGATGGCCGTCAGGGGCAGGGCGGCGGCGTGGGCAAAGTCCAGGCTCTTGGGCATGCGGCCGGTGATGCGCTCATCCACCAGGTGGCGCTCGCTGTAGCTGCCCGGCCGGGTGAGGTCGCCCGCGTACCACACACGGTCCCCCGCCTTGAACAGGGTGACCTGGCTGCCCACCGCGCGGACGATGCCCGCCGCATCCCAGCCCGGCACCCGCGCCTCGCCCGCCTTCGGGGTGGCGCCCCGGCGAATCTTGGTGTCGACCGGGTTGACCGAGACGGCCCGGACCTCGACCAGCAGGTCATGCGGCCCCGGCACCGGCTCGGGAAGCTCGAGGTCCAGCAGCGCCTCGGGGTGGTCAACGGGCAGCGGCTTGTAGAACCCAATGGCTTTCATGGCATGTGCTCCAGGGAAGAAGTGTTCCCATGATGGCCCCTCCCCCCGCGGGGAAAAACAGGCCCGGAGCGCAAACACTTTCCCCTGAAAAGCGAAGATGCCCCCCCTCCGGGTGCGAAGGGGGGGCCGCCTCAGGGAATGAAGCTGTCCTGGTAGCCGGGATCCTCGATGTTGAGCGCCGCGGCCGTGGGATGCAGCGGCAGCACCGTGTCGAGCATCACCGCCAGCTCCTCCGTGGTGCGGTGGCCGATGCTGGCCTCGTAGGCGCCCGGGTGCGGCCCGTGCGTCATGCCGATGGGGTGGTGGCTGATGCTGCCGGGCCCCACCCCGCGCCGGCTGATGAAGTTCCCCCGGCAGTAGAAGAGGAACTCGTCACAGTCGACCGAGGTGTGCGGATAGGGGCACGGAATGGCTTCCGGGTGGAAGTCCACCACGCGCGGCACGAACGAGCAGATGAGCGCCCCGCGCGCCGCGAAGGTGCCGTGCCACGTGGGCGGCAGGTGCACCAGCCCCGCGCGCGGCTGGAAGTTGAGGATGGGGAACGCCCACGGGTACACCGTGCCGTCCCACCCCACCACGTCCAGCGGCGAGTGCTGGTGGGCAAAGCCATGGAACGCCTCGCCCCGCTTCACCACCATCTCCCGCAGCCCCTCGTCCTGGGGCCCGGTGAACTCCACGCACCGGAAGTCCCGGTGGGAGTACGGCGCGTCCATGCGCAGCTGCCCCACCTCGTTGCGCCACTGCCTCGGCAGGTGCAGGCCGCCCTTCAGCTCCATGGAGAGCCAGTACTGCGCCACGCCCGCATCCGGCAGGATGCGGTGCACCATGCCCCGGGGGATGAAGACGTAGTCCTCCGCGTTGAAGCGCAGGTCCCCCAGCGGCGAGCGCACCCGCCCGCTGCCCTCGTGGATGTAGAAGAGCTCGTCCCCGTCCGCGTTGCTGAAGTAGACGGGGTCCGGCTCCGTGGGGTGCAGCACCCCGAGCGTCACGTCGGCGTTGAAGAGCAAGGGCACGCGCGCATCGATCGGCGCGCCCCCCACCCGCTTCATCTCCTGGGACTTGTAGTGCCGCTTGGCCAGGTGCCGTCCGGGGACGGCCTCCGGCACCTTCCACCCGTGCGCCACCGCCGCCAGGCGCTGCGTGTGCGGCGCCTTCTGGTGGTAGGCGATGGTGTACGGCCCCTCGAACCCGTCGCGCGTGAAGCACTCCTCGAACAGGAGCGCCCCCTGCTCATCCCGGAACTGGATGTGGTGCTTGCGGGGCACCTTCCCAGCAACGCGGCGCTCGAACATGGCTTAGATCCGCCCCTCGGCCTTGTGCTGGCGCTCGATGCTCTCGAACAGGGCGCGGAAGTTGCCGCCGCCGAAGCCCTTGTCACCCTTGCGCTGGATGATCTCGTAGAAGAACGGGCCCGCCGCGGGGTCCTTGTAGAGGCCCGCCGCCTCCTTCATGAAGATCTGCAGGAGGTAGCTGTGCTCCTTGTCCCCGTCGATGAGGATCTCCAGGTCGCGCAGCGTGTTGATGTCCTCGTCGATCTTCTTGATGCCCATGCGCTGGATGCGCTCGGGCAGCAGGTCGTAATACGAGCCCGGCGTGGGCATGAACTGGATGCCCGCCGCATCGCGCATCTCCTTCACGGAGCTGATGATGTCCTTCACCGTGAGCGCCAGGTGCTGCACGCCATCGCCGCGGTGGTCCTCGTTGAAGACGTTGATCTGCGAGGCCTTGAAGAACGGCCGCAGCGGCTCGTTGTTGGCGAACTTCACCCCGCTCTTCGGATCCCACACCACCGCGGAGCGCAGGCCCGAGCCGTGGTCCTTCTTGACGCTGCCCTCCTTCTCCGTGTGGAACTCGATGCCCCAGAAGGACTCGAAGCCCATCACGTGCTCCATCCACAGGAGCATGGGCCGCATCGTCTGGAAGTTGGCCGTCATGTGGTCGATGTGGCCAAAGCCGAAGCGGTTCTTGCCGCCCTTCGCCGTGGGGTGCGCCACGAAGCCGGGGAAGAGCGCGCGGTAGCCGTCGCGCTGCACGAAGCGGAAGGTGGTGTCACCGAACGGCGTGGTGATGGAGAACATGGCGAGCCGGCCGCCGTGCTCGTCATTGAAGCGCTGGATCTCCGTGATGAAGGTGCCCCCGCGCTCCTCCAGCAGGCGGAACGCCTTCTCCACGTCCTCCACCTCGTAGGTGACGGTGCCGATGCCGTCCGGGTGCTTGCGCAGGTAGCGCCAGGCCCGGCCGCCCTCGCCCACCGGCTGGCTGACGACGAGCACGACATCCCCGGCCTGGAAGACGGCCGACTTCTGCTTGCCTGCCTTCTCCAGTTCGGGCGAGGACACGCCCAGCTCCGCGAAGTCCAGCCCCTGCGTGTAGAAGCGGCGGCTGCGCTCCAGGTCGTGCACATACCAATGCACGCTCTCGATGGTCTTGATGCCCAGCGATTCGATCTTGGCCATGGTCGGCTCCTTGGAAGAGAAGAAGAGAACGTCAGGCAGGTACCGCGTCGGGCTGCCGGTCTGCATGGGCCGCCTGAAAGGCGGGAAGGTGTCCGCACGCCGCCTCGATGCGGGTCAGCGTGGGGTACGGCGAGAGATCTACCCCATAACGGCGCGAGCCGTAGAGTTGCGGCACGAGGAAGAGATCGGCCAACGACACTTGCTCACCGATGCAATAAGTCCCCGCCGTCTCCTTCACCAGCTCCTCCAGGGCCGTCAGCCCCCGGACATTCCAGTGCGCCGCGAAGGCCCGCTCATCCGCCTTCAGCTCGCCTTTGACGAACTGCATCACCGCCGTGTTCTGCAGGGGCTGGATGCCCGAATTCACGCTCTCGGCCAGCATCCGGCAGCGGGCCCGGGCCCAGGGCTCCTGGGGCAACAGCGCGGGCGTGGGGTAGCGCTCCTCCAGGTATTCGAGGATGGCCATGGACTGGGCCAGCCTTCGCACCTGCCCGTCCTCCTGGAGCTCGAGCGTGGGCACCGTGCGCAAGGGGTTCACGGCGCGGTACGCCTCCGTGTGCTGCTGGCCCCCGTCCTTGAGCAGGTGGACCGCCTCGTAGGTGTAGGGCAGCCCCTTGAAGTTCAGGGCGATGCGCACCCGCCACGAGCAGGACGAGCGCCAGTAGCCGTAGAGCTTCACCGCTTCACCACCTTCTGCGAGATGCGGCCAAAGAGGCTCTGGCCCTCCGCGTTCAGCATCTCGATGTCGATGGTGTCCCCGGGCTTCATGAAGGGCGTGCGGGGCTTGCCCTCGTCGATGGCTTCGATCATCCGGCGCTCGGCCAGGCAGGAGATGCCCCGGGCCCGGTCCTCGTTGGACACCGTGCCGCTGCCCAGGATGGTGCCCGCGGTGAAGCCCCGCGTCTTGCACAGGTGCTGGATGAGCTCGTGGAAGGAGAAGTGCATCTCCCCCGCCTCGGTGTCGCCCACGAGCTGGCCGTTGAGCGTGGAGCGCAGGCGCAGGTGCACCCGGCCCTCCTTCCACGCGGGCCCCAGCTCATCCGGCGTGAGGGCGAAGGGGCCGAACGCCGTGGCGGGCTTGCTCTGGACGAAGCCAAAGCCCTTGGCCAGCTCGTCCGGGATGAGGTTGCGCAGCGAGACGTCGTTGCAGATCATCAGCAGCCGGATGTGCCGGCCCGCCTGCGCCGCCTTCGTCCCCTGCGGCGTGTCCCCGAGGATGACGCAGACCTCGCTCTCGAAATCCATGCCCCAGGCCTCGTCCGCC
Coding sequences:
- the maiA gene encoding maleylacetoacetate isomerase, whose translation is MKLYGYWRSSCSWRVRIALNFKGLPYTYEAVHLLKDGGQQHTEAYRAVNPLRTVPTLELQEDGQVRRLAQSMAILEYLEERYPTPALLPQEPWARARCRMLAESVNSGIQPLQNTAVMQFVKGELKADERAFAAHWNVRGLTALEELVKETAGTYCIGEQVSLADLFLVPQLYGSRRYGVDLSPYPTLTRIEAACGHLPAFQAAHADRQPDAVPA
- a CDS encoding homogentisate 1,2-dioxygenase — translated: MFERRVAGKVPRKHHIQFRDEQGALLFEECFTRDGFEGPYTIAYHQKAPHTQRLAAVAHGWKVPEAVPGRHLAKRHYKSQEMKRVGGAPIDARVPLLFNADVTLGVLHPTEPDPVYFSNADGDELFYIHEGSGRVRSPLGDLRFNAEDYVFIPRGMVHRILPDAGVAQYWLSMELKGGLHLPRQWRNEVGQLRMDAPYSHRDFRCVEFTGPQDEGLREMVVKRGEAFHGFAHQHSPLDVVGWDGTVYPWAFPILNFQPRAGLVHLPPTWHGTFAARGALICSFVPRVVDFHPEAIPCPYPHTSVDCDEFLFYCRGNFISRRGVGPGSISHHPIGMTHGPHPGAYEASIGHRTTEELAVMLDTVLPLHPTAAALNIEDPGYQDSFIP
- the hppD gene encoding 4-hydroxyphenylpyruvate dioxygenase; amino-acid sequence: MAKIESLGIKTIESVHWYVHDLERSRRFYTQGLDFAELGVSSPELEKAGKQKSAVFQAGDVVLVVSQPVGEGGRAWRYLRKHPDGIGTVTYEVEDVEKAFRLLEERGGTFITEIQRFNDEHGGRLAMFSITTPFGDTTFRFVQRDGYRALFPGFVAHPTAKGGKNRFGFGHIDHMTANFQTMRPMLLWMEHVMGFESFWGIEFHTEKEGSVKKDHGSGLRSAVVWDPKSGVKFANNEPLRPFFKASQINVFNEDHRGDGVQHLALTVKDIISSVKEMRDAAGIQFMPTPGSYYDLLPERIQRMGIKKIDEDINTLRDLEILIDGDKEHSYLLQIFMKEAAGLYKDPAAGPFFYEIIQRKGDKGFGGGNFRALFESIERQHKAEGRI
- a CDS encoding SDR family NAD(P)-dependent oxidoreductase encodes the protein MGNTLQGKVAVVTGGTSGIGLATAKRFAAEGATVFITGRRQAELDAAVKAAGPNVTGVRADMSNLADIDRLYEVVKQRQAPIDILFANAGGGEFAPLGTITEKHFDDTFATNVKGVLFTVQKALPLLRDGASILLTSSTAGIQGSAAFSVYGASKAAIRNFARSWVLDLKDRHIRVNAISPGPIKTPGLHGLAKSEEEARAMFSHMASTIPLGRLGDPDEVAKAAVFLASDASSFVNGAELFVDGGAAQI
- a CDS encoding fumarylacetoacetate hydrolase family protein; translated protein: MKLATLKDGTRDGRLIAVKRDNSVYALATHVAPTLQAALDDWEAREPQLRELAARLEAGTVESHPLDVRALLAPLPRAYEWLDGSAFLNHVILVRKARGAEPPATLKTDPLVYQGGSGEFLAPTADIPLADEAWGMDFESEVCVILGDTPQGTKAAQAGRHIRLLMICNDVSLRNLIPDELAKGFGFVQSKPATAFGPFALTPDELGPAWKEGRVHLRLRSTLNGQLVGDTEAGEMHFSFHELIQHLCKTRGFTAGTILGSGTVSNEDRARGISCLAERRMIEAIDEGKPRTPFMKPGDTIDIEMLNAEGQSLFGRISQKVVKR
- a CDS encoding zinc-binding alcohol dehydrogenase family protein; the encoded protein is MKAIGFYKPLPVDHPEALLDLELPEPVPGPHDLLVEVRAVSVNPVDTKIRRGATPKAGEARVPGWDAAGIVRAVGSQVTLFKAGDRVWYAGDLTRPGSYSERHLVDERITGRMPKSLDFAHAAALPLTAITAWEMLFDRLRVQDADPTQNNGLLVIGAAGGVGSILVQLARQLTGLTVIGTASRPETGEWVRSLGAHHVIDHGKPLAEELKRAGLGEVPYVAGLTHTHQHFAQIVEALAPQGKVVLIDDPESIDVRQLKRKSASLHWELMFTRSMYQTADMKRQHDLLNRVADLVDAGTIKTTFSEHFGTLNAKNLLRAHALIESNKARGKVVLEGF